The sequence CGCCTTGACCACGGTAATTTCCATCGTTGAACTGTGTATCTTTAGGCCAAGTTTATTGGTGATGAAGCTGTAGATGGAGTCCTCTGCGTGCTCACGTTTTAGACCCAAAATGATACTGATCGGCATATAGGTTTCTTCTAGCGAAGAGGCGATGCCGTCAATGATGCGCAGTCGGGTGGTGTTATAGAGCATGTCTTCTACATCACAGTTAAGGCGCTTGGCAACATGCTCATTGGCCGGCACTACCTGAAATTCGAGTACTTTAGTCGCAACGGACTGACCATTAGCGAGGACATTGGCTTTGGTGCCATGTAAGTGGGCGTAGCTTGCATTACCCAGCGGTCTTTTAACAAACGACCCCGAACCTCGCTTTCTAACGACCAAACCTTCTGTGACCAGTATATCTAGCGCTTTTTTTATCGTCAGTTCACTACAGCCGAACTCTTCGGCCAGCTCACTACCACCAGGTAGTTTTTGTGTTGTGGAGTATTGCCCACTCAAAATGCGCTGCTTGATCGATTGGTAGATATCGGAGTATTTCGCTTTGGTGGTCATAGTGTCGCGCTGTCTATAAGTCGATGATTTTCGACATAGTATGACAAAACGCGCAGGAGTAAAAACAATAGCGATGATTTAACAGCGTTTTGGAGAGATCGGCGCAAGACTTCTAGGAAGAGGCGAGCTCCAGGTGCTTCTAGATCAGAGGATTATTGAGCTAGGACAATAAAATCACTATTGATTATGAAAATGATATTGATTCCTATTTTACAGTAAGTGATAATGAGCGGGTTAACTATAACCATAAAGTATATAAGGAAATCGGAATGAGTCAGTCCTTTGGTTTCGTCAAGCGTTTGGCGCTAACCCTTACCGCAAGTCTAGCTTTGGCCGCTCAGGCCAGTGCCGTTACTATTCAGCATTTTAAAGGCACCAGTGAGTTTGATGGCACACCAAAGCGTGTCGTTGTACTGGGCAATGGTAGTCTAGACGTGTTAGACCGTATTGGTGTGAAACCTGTAGGCGCGCCTCACTCACTGCTTCCAGAATACCTAGCTGACTACAAACAAACGACAGGCAACACAGGCTCTGTCGGTGAGCCGGATTTTGAAGCCATCTTTACCTTGAAGCCTGACGTAATCATCGCAGAAAGTCGCATGCTTCGCGTATACGATGATCTTAACCAGATTGCACCTACCGTCATGTTCTACGTTGATAACGGTCAGTACTGGCAAGACGCGCAAGCAAACTGGCGTATGCTAGGTAAGCTGTTTGACAAACAAGACGAAGTGGAAGCGCTTATCGCTGAAACTCAGCAGCAACTAGACAACGCATCATCTAAAGTCGCGAAGCAAAATCTAAATGCGCTGATGCTAATGAACAACGGCAGCAACGTCGCCATGTTCAATAAAGGTAGCCGCTTCTCAATTGTGTTTGATGATTTTGGTTTTGCAGAGTCTAGCAGCAAAAACGTAGCACCAATTGAAGGCTCGCACGGTAATCTTATTTCATTCGAATATGTTGCAGATGCTCAGCCAGAAGTTATCTTCATTCTTGACCGCGAACAAGCGATTGGCCGTAGTACTGGTAAGGCGAAAGAGCTGTTCAACAACCCGTTAGTGGATTCAACACCAGCGTCGAAAAACAACAAGATTGTCTATATCGATCCAAACGCCTGGTATATCTCGGGTGGCGGTGTAACCGCAACGCAAACCATGATCAGTGATATCGACAAAGCATTGAACTAATTTGTTATTCATTAAAAGTCTCTGCTAATTAGCAGAGACTCTTCTCGTTAAGTATCTTATTAGCCCATCGTTGTAATGACCATTCATAAAACCATTTTGGCGACTGCTCTGCTTATTGTATTGGCCGTCTGCTCCCTAGTTCTTGGCGCTGCTTCCGTTTCACTGGCCGACTTGTTTCGTGGTGATGAGCATGCCTATTCCATCTATGTCATCAGCCGCGTTCCTAGATTGCTTGCCATCATTCTTGCCGGTGCCGGTTTAAGTGTCGCGGGCCTCATCATGCAGCAAATCGTGCAGAACCGTTTCGCGTCACCTTCGACAACGGGCACTATTGATTGTGCGCTGCTTGGCTACGTTGTTGGGCTAATTTTCCTTGGCGGTGCTAGCCAATGGGTACACTTAGGTGCCATCTTCTTTTTCGCCGTCGCAGGTACGTTGATTTTTGTACGCTTCTTGCAAAGGCTGCAGTTTAAGAACGCAGTTCTAGTGCCGCTTATCGGTATCATGTATGGCAACGTGATCTCTGCACTTACCACTTTTATTGCCTATAAGTATGACTTGGTGCAAACCATGTCGTCGTGGACGGTGGCGAACTTCGCCAGTGTGCTGCAAGGCAACTATGAGATCCTGTATCTAGCAGTACCAGCCTGCTTACTGGCTTACTTTTATGCCCGACAGTTTAGCGCGGCGAGTGTCGGTGAGAGCTTTGCAAAGAACATCGGCCTCGATTATCAGAAGATAGTCTTTATTGGTGTCATTTTAGTAGCGGTAAGCTCGTCCACTGTAGTCATGATTGTCGGTGTTATCCCATTCCTTGGTCTTATCGTGCCTAATATCGTGTCGCTATTTATGGGCGACAACATGAAGCGGATCT is a genomic window of Vibrio sp. CB1-14 containing:
- a CDS encoding GntR family transcriptional regulator, with amino-acid sequence MTTKAKYSDIYQSIKQRILSGQYSTTQKLPGGSELAEEFGCSELTIKKALDILVTEGLVVRKRGSGSFVKRPLGNASYAHLHGTKANVLANGQSVATKVLEFQVVPANEHVAKRLNCDVEDMLYNTTRLRIIDGIASSLEETYMPISIILGLKREHAEDSIYSFITNKLGLKIHSSTMEITVVKASQFYAKEFGISEGEPLVNVEQVVYLDDGEIFEYSNVKHRWESYKFATNFFKV
- a CDS encoding siderophore ABC transporter substrate-binding protein, which produces MSQSFGFVKRLALTLTASLALAAQASAVTIQHFKGTSEFDGTPKRVVVLGNGSLDVLDRIGVKPVGAPHSLLPEYLADYKQTTGNTGSVGEPDFEAIFTLKPDVIIAESRMLRVYDDLNQIAPTVMFYVDNGQYWQDAQANWRMLGKLFDKQDEVEALIAETQQQLDNASSKVAKQNLNALMLMNNGSNVAMFNKGSRFSIVFDDFGFAESSSKNVAPIEGSHGNLISFEYVADAQPEVIFILDREQAIGRSTGKAKELFNNPLVDSTPASKNNKIVYIDPNAWYISGGGVTATQTMISDIDKALN
- a CDS encoding ABC transporter permease, with product MTIHKTILATALLIVLAVCSLVLGAASVSLADLFRGDEHAYSIYVISRVPRLLAIILAGAGLSVAGLIMQQIVQNRFASPSTTGTIDCALLGYVVGLIFLGGASQWVHLGAIFFFAVAGTLIFVRFLQRLQFKNAVLVPLIGIMYGNVISALTTFIAYKYDLVQTMSSWTVANFASVLQGNYEILYLAVPACLLAYFYARQFSAASVGESFAKNIGLDYQKIVFIGVILVAVSSSTVVMIVGVIPFLGLIVPNIVSLFMGDNMKRILPWTAYWGVILVLACDILGRLIIFPYEMPISMIISIFGGAVFIYLVLREKRNA